One window from the genome of Pedococcus badiiscoriae encodes:
- a CDS encoding DUF4192 domain-containing protein, whose product MSQIRLRGPADVVAVLPYQLGYHPQDSIVVLALHGRSVGLIERIDLPPPEDVEQVGLVLVGPLLRDRPEAVMLVGYETERGASRPVLDVVRRLATEADLDVLDRLVVHDGRWFGIDCAEPCCPPDGVRVQAAVDTPAVAEYVGLEVSPLRGRSAIADLVAADRALAAQVSAELTAVRRPYPAPSQAVGRLQALAGWAVVCDVTGGALDIAELGPVEVSRLVRSVEDLELRDALVAWLCPGSLPLESLSADLLDAMRCILPAPTWHHRSGGGASVVAGRRLLARFMSLVRRVPDERAAPALTVLANLAWWQGDGALARTCLDRALRSSPEYRLALLLERMLDLGVRPGGRGQLPPAELLSG is encoded by the coding sequence ATGAGCCAGATCAGACTGCGCGGCCCGGCGGACGTCGTCGCCGTCCTGCCCTACCAGCTCGGGTACCACCCGCAGGACTCGATCGTGGTGCTCGCGCTGCACGGTCGCAGCGTCGGGCTCATCGAGCGCATCGACCTGCCACCTCCGGAGGACGTCGAGCAGGTCGGTCTCGTCCTGGTGGGACCGCTGCTGCGTGATCGGCCCGAAGCCGTGATGCTCGTCGGCTACGAGACCGAGCGCGGGGCGAGCAGGCCCGTGCTGGACGTGGTGCGCCGACTCGCGACCGAGGCCGACCTGGACGTGCTCGACCGCCTCGTCGTCCACGACGGGCGCTGGTTCGGCATCGACTGCGCCGAGCCGTGCTGCCCACCCGACGGGGTCCGGGTGCAGGCTGCTGTCGACACCCCCGCGGTCGCCGAGTACGTCGGGCTCGAGGTCTCGCCCCTGAGGGGTCGCTCGGCGATTGCCGACCTCGTGGCCGCCGACCGAGCCCTTGCCGCCCAGGTGTCGGCGGAGCTGACCGCGGTCCGGCGCCCCTACCCGGCACCGTCGCAGGCCGTCGGTCGGCTCCAGGCACTGGCTGGCTGGGCGGTGGTCTGCGACGTGACCGGCGGAGCCCTCGACATCGCCGAGCTCGGCCCGGTCGAGGTCTCCCGCCTCGTGCGCAGCGTCGAGGACCTCGAGCTGCGCGACGCGCTGGTGGCGTGGCTGTGCCCGGGCTCGCTGCCCCTCGAGTCCTTGTCGGCGGACCTGCTCGACGCGATGCGCTGCATCCTGCCGGCGCCCACGTGGCACCACCGGTCCGGGGGCGGGGCCAGCGTCGTCGCGGGGCGCAGGCTTCTTGCCCGGTTCATGTCCCTGGTTCGGAGGGTGCCGGACGAGCGCGCCGCCCCCGCGCTCACCGTGCTCGCCAACCTCGCCTGGTGGCAGGGTGATGGGGCGCTGGCCCGCACCTGCCTGGACCGAGCGCTCCGGTCGAGCCCTGAGTACCGGCTCGCCCTGCTTCTCGAGCGCATGCTCGACCTCGGGGTGCGCCCCGGTGGCCGCGGTCAGCTGCCCCCGGCGGAGCTGCTGTCCGGTTGA
- the metX gene encoding homoserine O-acetyltransferase MetX has translation MTTTSPPRATSGAWRDGDPVGRRQFVDVGAVELERGGVLPAVRVAYEAWGELNAAGDNAILVEHALTGDSHVEGPPGPGHPTPGWWDGLIGPGRPLDTDRWFVVASNVLGGCQGSTGPASPATDGAPWGSRFPFVTVRDQVQTEALLADALGIDRWRAVLGGSMGGMRAIEWAVTHPTRVASAIVLASTAYATAEQIGWCQAQLLAIRADADFHGGDYYDRGAGPETGLGIARRIAHVTYRSELELHERFGRDPQQAEDPLGGHGRYAVESYLDHHAGKLAGRFDANSYVVLTEAMNSHDVGRGRGGVARALARVTAELDVVAVDSDRLYPPRLSQELVDAVPGARLHTVHSDYGHDGFLIEIEQVGQIVAGVLARPA, from the coding sequence ATGACCACGACCTCCCCTCCACGGGCGACCTCCGGGGCTTGGCGCGACGGTGACCCCGTCGGCCGGCGCCAGTTCGTGGACGTCGGCGCTGTCGAGCTCGAGCGTGGGGGAGTCCTTCCCGCGGTGCGGGTCGCCTACGAGGCCTGGGGTGAGCTCAACGCCGCCGGGGACAACGCCATCCTGGTCGAGCACGCCCTCACCGGGGACAGCCACGTCGAGGGGCCGCCGGGTCCAGGTCATCCGACCCCGGGCTGGTGGGACGGGCTGATCGGTCCCGGTCGGCCCCTTGACACCGACCGCTGGTTCGTCGTGGCATCCAACGTCCTGGGCGGCTGCCAGGGGAGCACCGGGCCCGCCTCGCCGGCCACCGACGGGGCGCCGTGGGGCAGTCGCTTCCCGTTCGTCACGGTGCGCGACCAGGTGCAGACCGAGGCGCTGCTCGCGGACGCCCTCGGCATCGACCGGTGGCGCGCGGTCCTGGGCGGCTCCATGGGGGGAATGCGTGCCATCGAGTGGGCCGTGACCCACCCGACACGGGTGGCCAGTGCCATCGTGCTGGCCAGCACGGCATACGCCACTGCGGAGCAGATCGGCTGGTGCCAGGCGCAGCTGCTCGCCATCCGTGCCGACGCCGACTTCCACGGCGGCGACTACTACGACCGCGGGGCCGGACCAGAGACCGGTCTGGGGATCGCGCGCAGGATCGCGCACGTCACCTACCGCAGCGAGCTCGAGCTCCACGAGCGGTTCGGTCGCGACCCGCAACAGGCAGAGGACCCGCTGGGTGGCCACGGCCGGTATGCCGTGGAGTCCTATCTGGACCACCACGCCGGCAAGCTCGCCGGTCGCTTCGACGCCAACTCCTACGTCGTCCTCACCGAGGCGATGAACTCCCACGACGTCGGCCGCGGCCGTGGGGGAGTCGCCCGGGCGCTCGCCCGGGTCACCGCCGAGCTGGACGTCGTGGCCGTCGACTCCGACCGGCTCTACCCGCCGCGGCTGTCCCAGGAGCTCGTCGACGCCGTCCCGGGAGCTCGCCTGCACACCGTGCACTCCGACTACGGGCACGACGGCTTCCTCATCGAGATCGAGCAGGTCGGGCAGATCGTGGCCGGTGTCCTCGCTCGCCCTGCCTGA
- a CDS encoding DNA primase family protein yields MRPHDPRDRLTKVTRGAYDSDVDTSVWDGFLASVLPDDDERAYLQRVVGQAVYGRVREHLFPVLIGSGANGKGTAYGAMTSALGDYATVINPDMLMVRDRGGIGGPEMMTLLGARLVIGSETEDGRKLDEATMKRLTGGDELTARQLYREPVTWQPTHQLLYVTNALPKVKGNDPAVWRRIRVVPFGVVVPVEDRDPALPERLALHADAVLSWVICGYFDYEDNGGMREPSSVLHATGAYRADSDAVARFVDERCFTSPVAQASTRDLYGAWQRWALEDAAEPMSEKAFARELDRLGYEATKTRIGMRRKGLSVLDEDAATGGGEGW; encoded by the coding sequence CTGCGTCCGCACGACCCGCGAGACCGGCTCACGAAGGTCACACGGGGCGCATACGACTCCGACGTCGACACCAGCGTTTGGGATGGGTTCCTGGCCTCGGTGTTGCCCGACGATGATGAGCGGGCCTATCTGCAACGGGTCGTTGGACAGGCCGTGTATGGCCGCGTGCGCGAGCACCTGTTCCCCGTTTTGATCGGCAGCGGCGCCAACGGCAAGGGCACGGCCTACGGGGCGATGACCAGCGCTCTGGGCGACTACGCGACGGTCATCAATCCCGACATGCTCATGGTCCGCGACCGAGGCGGCATCGGCGGCCCGGAGATGATGACGCTCCTCGGGGCACGGCTGGTCATCGGCTCTGAGACCGAGGACGGCCGCAAGCTCGACGAGGCGACCATGAAGCGCCTTACCGGGGGAGACGAGCTCACAGCCCGACAGCTGTACCGCGAGCCGGTCACCTGGCAGCCCACACACCAGCTGCTCTACGTCACCAACGCCCTGCCGAAGGTCAAGGGCAACGACCCTGCCGTGTGGCGACGCATCCGCGTCGTCCCGTTCGGCGTCGTGGTTCCAGTGGAGGACCGCGACCCGGCGCTGCCCGAGCGGCTGGCCCTGCACGCCGACGCGGTGCTCTCTTGGGTCATCTGCGGGTACTTCGACTACGAGGACAACGGCGGCATGCGTGAGCCGTCCTCAGTGCTCCACGCAACCGGCGCCTACCGGGCCGACAGCGACGCCGTGGCCCGCTTTGTGGATGAGCGGTGCTTCACCTCACCCGTGGCGCAGGCATCGACGCGCGACCTGTATGGCGCCTGGCAGCGCTGGGCGCTCGAGGACGCCGCCGAACCGATGTCCGAGAAGGCATTCGCCAGGGAACTCGACCGCCTCGGCTACGAGGCCACCAAGACGCGGATTGGCATGCGCCGCAAGGGTCTCAGTGTCCTCGATGAGGACGCCGCAACGGGGGGCGGTGAAGGGTGGTGA
- a CDS encoding universal stress protein gives MAIVVGYVPTKEGRAALRRAADEALLRKSKLIVINSQRGGRDFDGDEAHRFETELNRIQGELDQEGLEHEVRQLVRGNEPAEDLIAVAEEEHAEFIVIGLRRRTPVGKLILGSNAQRILLDASCPVLAVKADA, from the coding sequence GTGGCCATCGTTGTGGGATATGTGCCGACGAAGGAAGGCCGCGCCGCACTGCGTCGAGCCGCGGACGAGGCGCTGTTGCGCAAGTCCAAGCTGATCGTCATCAACTCCCAGCGCGGCGGCCGAGACTTCGACGGCGACGAGGCGCACCGGTTCGAGACGGAGCTCAACCGCATCCAGGGTGAGCTCGACCAGGAGGGCCTGGAGCACGAGGTGCGTCAGCTCGTCCGGGGCAACGAGCCGGCCGAGGACCTGATCGCGGTGGCCGAGGAGGAGCACGCCGAGTTCATCGTCATCGGGCTGCGTCGTCGCACCCCCGTCGGCAAGCTCATCCTTGGCTCCAACGCCCAGCGCATCCTGCTCGACGCGTCCTGCCCCGTCCTGGCGGTCAAGGCCGACGCCTGA
- a CDS encoding tyrosine-type recombinase/integrase has product MPKRAVTPDLGVLLPSWLLALRADRKSEQTVKTYSDGARAYLAWCAAHEAEPLERGSIRAWVAGLLEAGAQPTTARARQLAVRRFTSWLAEEGEIPADPFVGIKAPKLDAKIVEPLTDDELRALLKACTPPKGATPAEAMRYRRDEAMLRLMLETGARAGEVVSIELADVDLQAGTAVIRKGKGGKGRVVPFGPHTALALDRYLRLRAHHRLAVTPALWLGDRGKGFTYDALHKALGMRATAAGIVGFHPHKMRHTAAHRWLAAGGSEGGLMAVAGWTRPDMLMRYTKAQASARAADEARSLNLGEL; this is encoded by the coding sequence GTGCCCAAACGAGCGGTCACTCCGGACCTCGGTGTCCTGCTGCCTTCGTGGCTGCTCGCGCTGCGGGCGGACCGCAAGTCCGAGCAGACTGTCAAGACGTACTCGGACGGGGCACGGGCCTATCTGGCATGGTGTGCAGCGCACGAGGCCGAGCCCCTGGAGCGGGGCAGCATCCGGGCATGGGTGGCTGGCCTGCTCGAGGCGGGAGCCCAGCCCACGACCGCCCGCGCCCGCCAGCTGGCCGTCCGCCGCTTCACGTCATGGCTCGCCGAGGAAGGCGAGATCCCGGCTGATCCGTTCGTCGGGATCAAGGCGCCCAAGCTCGACGCCAAGATCGTCGAGCCGCTGACCGACGACGAGCTGAGAGCGCTGCTCAAGGCGTGCACCCCGCCCAAGGGCGCCACGCCGGCCGAGGCGATGCGCTACCGGCGCGACGAGGCCATGCTGCGCCTGATGCTGGAGACCGGCGCGAGGGCTGGCGAGGTGGTGTCGATCGAGCTCGCCGACGTCGACCTACAGGCCGGGACCGCGGTTATCCGCAAGGGCAAGGGCGGCAAGGGCCGGGTGGTCCCATTCGGGCCGCACACCGCGTTGGCGCTCGACCGTTACTTGCGGCTGCGAGCCCACCACCGGCTGGCAGTCACCCCGGCTCTGTGGCTGGGGGACCGGGGCAAGGGCTTCACATACGACGCACTGCACAAGGCCCTGGGGATGCGCGCGACCGCGGCCGGGATCGTCGGCTTTCACCCGCACAAGATGCGCCACACCGCGGCGCACCGCTGGCTGGCCGCGGGAGGCTCCGAAGGTGGGCTGATGGCCGTCGCCGGCTGGACCCGGCCCGACATGCTCATGCGCTACACCAAGGCGCAAGCATCCGCCCGCGCCGCCGACGAGGCTCGAAGCCTCAACCTGGGGGAACTGTAA
- a CDS encoding YkvA family protein has protein sequence MAKTRFGALRTIATAVRTATRPGSPAMGERLMSLPRLFRATFSGEYAGTSRGRLMMVLAGVAYVVSPIDLVPELALSVFGLADDAVVVSWIAATVVNETESFLAWERTGSAAARETVQGNVVR, from the coding sequence ATGGCCAAGACCCGCTTCGGTGCCCTGCGCACCATCGCCACCGCAGTACGCACCGCCACCCGTCCGGGATCGCCCGCGATGGGCGAGCGCCTGATGAGCCTGCCCCGGCTGTTCCGTGCGACCTTCAGCGGCGAGTATGCCGGGACCAGCCGCGGCCGCCTGATGATGGTGCTCGCGGGGGTGGCGTACGTCGTGTCGCCCATCGACCTGGTCCCCGAGCTCGCTCTGTCGGTCTTCGGCCTGGCCGACGATGCGGTGGTCGTCTCGTGGATCGCGGCGACGGTCGTCAACGAGACCGAGTCGTTCCTGGCCTGGGAGCGCACGGGTTCGGCCGCCGCGCGCGAGACCGTGCAGGGGAACGTCGTCCGCTGA
- a CDS encoding helix-turn-helix domain-containing protein, with protein MSTEVRVDVAPDVMIAGDTLLIRGATARELFAVLVLGMKAAYRDNGTAPSPRVQKAVAGLKTVANIARASLEDDRGEHPNVRSRPLRGSLLAEERLGTSEVAHMLGYSEVHVRRLATSLGGYKPPRGAWVFSKAAIEAYLIERNQQESA; from the coding sequence GTGAGCACAGAGGTCCGTGTGGACGTCGCCCCGGACGTCATGATCGCTGGGGACACGCTGCTCATCCGGGGGGCGACCGCCCGGGAGCTCTTCGCCGTCCTGGTCCTCGGGATGAAGGCGGCGTATCGCGACAACGGCACCGCCCCCTCCCCGCGTGTGCAGAAGGCAGTGGCAGGCCTGAAGACGGTGGCAAACATCGCGCGCGCCTCCCTCGAAGACGATCGCGGCGAACATCCGAACGTTCGCTCAAGGCCGCTTCGTGGATCGTTACTGGCGGAGGAGCGGCTCGGCACATCGGAGGTGGCGCACATGCTCGGCTATTCAGAGGTGCATGTGCGCCGCCTGGCCACCTCGCTCGGCGGGTACAAGCCGCCCCGGGGGGCTTGGGTCTTCTCCAAAGCCGCCATCGAGGCCTACCTCATCGAGCGAAACCAGCAGGAGTCAGCATGA
- a CDS encoding SufE family protein: MQEIADDFADLLAPQRLELLLEFSEGLPELPERYAGRLGEMEQVHECQSPIFLAVEVDDEPADDPGERAVHLFFSAPQEAPTTRGFAGILSEGLDGLTAAQVLAVPEDAPYRFSLGEAVSPLRLRGMVGMLSRIKRQVALRTRS, from the coding sequence ATGCAGGAGATCGCCGACGACTTCGCGGACCTGCTTGCGCCGCAACGCCTGGAGCTCCTGCTGGAGTTCAGCGAGGGCCTGCCCGAGCTGCCCGAGCGGTATGCCGGCCGGCTGGGTGAGATGGAGCAGGTCCACGAGTGCCAGTCCCCGATCTTCCTCGCGGTGGAGGTCGACGACGAGCCTGCCGACGACCCCGGCGAGCGGGCCGTGCACCTGTTCTTCTCGGCCCCGCAGGAGGCGCCGACCACGCGCGGGTTCGCCGGGATCCTCAGCGAGGGACTCGACGGCCTGACTGCCGCGCAGGTGCTCGCCGTCCCTGAGGACGCGCCGTACCGCTTCTCCCTCGGCGAGGCGGTCTCACCCCTGCGGCTGCGCGGCATGGTCGGGATGCTGAGCCGGATCAAGCGCCAGGTCGCCCTGAGAACCCGCTCCTAG
- a CDS encoding sulfurtransferase, producing the protein MVDTAAPDTAAPDTADSDSADSDSADSSGSFSRYAHPERLVSTQWLAEQIEAGAVGGPDGIVVLESDEDVLLYDTGHIPGSLKLDWHQDLNDPVVRDYVDAQQFAAVMSARGVGRDTTVVLYGDKNNWWAAYALWVMSLFGHEDVRLLDGGRAKWAAEGRELTREVPAVPTLAGDAAYPVVERDDAPIRAFKEDVLAHLGGPLVDVRSPGEYSGELLHMPDYPQEGAMRGGHIPGAKSVPWARAANEDGTFRSREDLEAIYLQEQGLSPADPTIAYCRIGERSSHTWFVLTHLLGFDDVRNYDGSWTEWGNSVRVPVEQGAPA; encoded by the coding sequence ATGGTCGACACCGCAGCCCCCGACACCGCAGCCCCCGACACCGCAGATTCCGACAGCGCAGACTCAGACAGCGCAGACTCGTCCGGCAGCTTCTCCCGCTACGCCCACCCCGAGCGGCTGGTCAGCACGCAGTGGTTGGCCGAGCAGATCGAGGCAGGCGCAGTCGGAGGCCCCGACGGCATCGTCGTCCTGGAGTCCGATGAGGACGTGCTGCTCTACGACACCGGCCACATCCCGGGCTCCCTCAAGCTGGACTGGCACCAGGACCTGAACGACCCGGTGGTCCGTGACTACGTCGACGCGCAGCAGTTCGCTGCCGTGATGTCCGCCCGCGGAGTCGGGCGCGACACGACGGTCGTGCTCTACGGGGACAAGAACAACTGGTGGGCCGCCTACGCCCTGTGGGTGATGAGCCTCTTCGGACACGAGGACGTGCGGCTGCTCGACGGTGGGCGCGCCAAGTGGGCGGCCGAGGGACGCGAGCTGACCCGCGAGGTCCCTGCCGTGCCCACCCTGGCCGGCGACGCGGCATACCCGGTGGTCGAGCGGGACGACGCGCCTATCCGGGCGTTCAAGGAGGACGTGCTCGCCCACCTCGGCGGGCCCCTGGTCGACGTCCGCTCCCCCGGCGAGTACAGCGGCGAGCTGCTGCACATGCCCGACTACCCGCAGGAAGGTGCCATGCGCGGCGGGCACATCCCGGGCGCGAAGTCGGTGCCGTGGGCCCGCGCGGCCAACGAGGACGGCACGTTCAGGTCCCGCGAGGACCTCGAGGCCATCTACCTCCAGGAGCAGGGGCTGTCCCCCGCCGACCCCACGATCGCCTACTGCCGCATCGGTGAGCGCTCGTCCCACACGTGGTTCGTCCTGACGCACCTGCTGGGCTTCGACGACGTCCGCAACTACGACGGCTCCTGGACCGAGTGGGGAAACAGCGTGCGCGTCCCGGTGGAGCAGGGCGCGCCGGCGTGA
- a CDS encoding RNA polymerase sigma factor — protein sequence MSPVSKKAASPAPSLPPEFSHPALQKLLKQGRTNGSVDSGQLRDALEGAEIAPKRMKAVLRSLDEQGIHVTLDSATATRAVAATSTRKKTATAPAKKAAAKTAVKTAAPAAKAAPKTAAPKATAAKADGSDPKAASKTAATKTTASKTAATKATAGKTAPAKATTTKKAAAAAAGDPAPAATKAATTRAAAKTAAKGKAAAEGDVEGDVDGEVDGDELVAAEPADVVESELEDVVVDDDAEDDKKDDEDEGSGFVLRDDDEDDAPVQQVVTAGATADPVKDYLKQIGKVALLNAEQEVELAKRIEAGLFAEERLNSGDKIEMKLKRELWWIAQDGKKAKNHLLEANLRLVVSLAKRYTGRGMLFLDLIQEGNLGLIRAVEKFDYTKGYKFSTYATWWIRQAITRAMADQARTIRIPVHMVEVINKLARVQRQMLQDLGREPTPEELAKELDMTPEKVVEVQKYGREPISLHTPLGEDGDSEFGDLIEDSEAVVPADAVSFTLLQEQLHSVLDTLSEREAGVVSMRFGLTDGQPKTLDEIGKVYGVTRERIRQIESKTMSKLRHPSRSQVLRDYLD from the coding sequence GTGTCGCCTGTGTCCAAGAAGGCTGCGAGCCCCGCACCGTCTCTGCCCCCCGAGTTCTCCCACCCCGCACTGCAGAAGCTGCTCAAGCAGGGCCGTACCAACGGCTCCGTCGACAGCGGCCAGCTGCGTGACGCGCTGGAGGGGGCCGAGATCGCGCCGAAGCGGATGAAGGCTGTGCTGCGTTCCCTGGACGAGCAGGGCATCCACGTGACCCTCGACTCGGCGACCGCGACCCGCGCGGTGGCTGCCACCAGCACCCGCAAGAAGACGGCCACGGCTCCGGCCAAGAAGGCGGCCGCCAAGACCGCCGTCAAGACCGCAGCCCCCGCGGCCAAGGCGGCGCCGAAGACTGCTGCGCCCAAGGCGACCGCGGCCAAGGCCGATGGGAGCGACCCCAAGGCGGCCAGCAAGACGGCCGCTACCAAGACGACAGCCAGCAAGACTGCGGCCACCAAGGCGACGGCAGGCAAGACTGCGCCTGCCAAGGCGACCACGACGAAGAAGGCCGCCGCCGCAGCCGCCGGCGATCCTGCCCCCGCCGCGACGAAGGCCGCGACCACGAGGGCGGCCGCGAAGACGGCGGCCAAGGGCAAGGCCGCCGCTGAGGGCGACGTCGAGGGCGACGTGGACGGCGAGGTCGATGGCGACGAGCTGGTGGCCGCTGAGCCCGCCGACGTCGTCGAGTCCGAGCTCGAGGACGTCGTGGTCGACGACGACGCCGAGGACGACAAGAAGGACGACGAGGACGAGGGTTCCGGTTTCGTCCTGCGCGACGACGACGAGGACGACGCCCCTGTCCAGCAGGTCGTCACCGCTGGTGCCACCGCTGACCCGGTCAAGGACTACCTCAAGCAGATCGGCAAGGTCGCGCTGCTCAACGCCGAGCAGGAGGTCGAGCTCGCCAAGCGGATCGAGGCCGGACTGTTCGCCGAGGAGCGGCTCAACTCCGGCGACAAGATCGAGATGAAGCTCAAGCGCGAGCTCTGGTGGATCGCCCAGGACGGCAAGAAGGCCAAGAACCACCTGCTCGAGGCCAACCTGCGCCTCGTGGTCTCGCTGGCCAAGCGCTACACCGGTCGCGGCATGCTGTTCCTCGACCTGATCCAGGAGGGCAACCTCGGCCTGATCCGTGCGGTCGAGAAGTTCGACTACACCAAGGGCTACAAGTTCTCGACGTATGCGACGTGGTGGATCCGTCAGGCGATCACCCGGGCCATGGCCGACCAGGCGCGCACCATCCGCATCCCGGTGCACATGGTCGAGGTCATCAACAAGCTGGCCCGCGTGCAGCGCCAGATGCTCCAGGACCTCGGTCGCGAGCCCACCCCGGAGGAGCTCGCCAAGGAGCTCGACATGACGCCGGAGAAGGTCGTCGAGGTCCAGAAGTACGGTCGCGAGCCGATCTCCCTGCACACCCCCCTCGGCGAGGACGGCGACAGCGAGTTCGGTGACCTCATCGAGGACTCCGAGGCGGTCGTGCCGGCCGATGCGGTCAGCTTCACGCTCCTGCAGGAGCAGCTGCACTCGGTGCTCGACACGCTCTCCGAGCGTGAGGCCGGCGTGGTGTCCATGCGGTTCGGCCTCACCGACGGTCAGCCCAAGACGCTCGACGAGATCGGCAAGGTCTACGGCGTGACCCGCGAGCGGATCCGCCAGATCGAGTCCAAGACGATGAGCAAGCTGCGTCACCCGTCGCGCTCCCAGGTGCTGCGCGACTACCTCGACTGA
- a CDS encoding EcsC family protein, with protein MGFLGMGKDEAEAKPTSALEQAQAPREDSGMFSGAVTGLIESLLDLGIDGKGPFDSAQKVADVKRAEKPDSEEAVDAVVRGHLKLAAAGGFVTGLGGFVTLPVALPANVVEFYVVATRMVASIASLRGYDINQPEIRSAVLLTLVGADADDLLKKAGVTPTGRLANLAAQRLPGPAMMVVNKAVGFRLLSTAGKKTLSRFGKGVPVIGGVVGAGLDSYLLKKIADHARHEFPPRARGL; from the coding sequence GTGGGCTTTCTCGGAATGGGCAAGGACGAGGCCGAGGCGAAGCCGACCTCGGCGCTCGAACAGGCGCAGGCCCCCCGCGAGGACTCGGGGATGTTCTCCGGAGCCGTGACCGGTCTGATCGAGAGCCTCCTCGATCTCGGTATCGACGGGAAGGGTCCGTTCGACTCGGCCCAGAAGGTCGCCGACGTGAAGCGCGCCGAGAAGCCCGACTCGGAGGAGGCCGTCGACGCCGTCGTGCGAGGTCACCTCAAGCTCGCCGCGGCCGGCGGGTTCGTGACCGGGCTCGGCGGTTTCGTGACGCTGCCGGTGGCGCTGCCGGCCAACGTCGTCGAGTTCTACGTCGTCGCGACCCGGATGGTCGCCTCGATCGCGTCCCTGCGGGGCTACGACATCAACCAGCCCGAGATCCGCTCGGCCGTGCTTCTCACCCTCGTCGGTGCGGATGCGGACGACCTGCTCAAGAAGGCGGGCGTGACGCCCACCGGCCGGCTCGCGAACCTCGCGGCCCAGCGGCTGCCCGGCCCGGCGATGATGGTGGTCAACAAGGCGGTCGGGTTCCGCCTGCTGTCGACCGCGGGGAAGAAGACGTTGAGCCGCTTCGGCAAGGGCGTCCCGGTCATCGGCGGGGTGGTGGGAGCCGGCTTGGACAGCTATCTGCTGAAGAAGATCGCCGACCACGCGCGCCACGAGTTCCCCCCGAGGGCCAGAGGTCTCTGA